GCATAATGAGAATCTGGTCATTTGTATAATACACATTTCTAGTCACTAATTTTGCTATCCATTATAACTCAGCACTGAAGCAAGCAAAAAATAGACAACTTTGTTGGCATTTAAAGGTTGGTATTCAGTAAGTCCTTAAATGTTGTGCAACATCTCTTGTGTCATTTTGTTGCACACAAAGACAACTATTATACAATGATTACTTGGATAATTTTTATGTCGATGGAAACCAACCTTTAAACTACAGCTTAGCTTTACATAATATTGAACATTTGAAGTAGTAGTATGATATCTTTCTATCAAGATTTCAGGTGCCAAACAAATTACCATTTTTATTGTAGAATAGAAATAACATTTAAATAATCAAAGACACTGAGCAATTGTATAGTGATTGAGATGTCAAATCTTCGGCAGGAGTGTAATGGCCAGACCTCCATTAATTTCATTGTTTTAACAATGATCAGAGGTACAGCTCCATTGATGATGTTTCTCGCTGTATCAAATTTGAACTCACCTGGCTTGGTTGTTGCGTTAAAATGTGGTATTACTTGTGTATTGTTTCTCTTGAGTGGTTCATACATTTGCTCATCAGATGCACAGATACGTATGAAAGTCATAAAGAATTTGAAAACTGCATCAACATATTGGCGTTTGGGTATGTATTTATCTCTTATATGTTAGAACATATTGTTAAAGCTCACACTGCCATTTTTACAATCACTGTTATTGTTATTGACATGACCAGTGATTACATCTGCTGATCATTAAAAATGAGAACTTGAAGATAGGTGTTTTCAAAGCCGGACTCCtgaattaaaaattatatttttgtaagttaatgaaaaagaaatcaattatttttatctGGCCTAAAGGCAAGTTTGTACTTGCAAAGTTGCACAATATTAGCTTCTCTTATCAGCTTGGACTTGATGATGTCTGGACATATCAGTAGACTGATAATGATCCTGATTAAAACTCTAGAGAAAAGCATACTTCTAATAATTGAAGGTTTAAAAGTGATGAATTCTTATCTAGTTGTTATTGGATTTCTGCAAAGTGCAGCACCTTACATACTTTCCGTCTACAGTTTGCAGTTTCTCCCTCCAACAATGATTGGTGTCTTTATGGTGACAACACCTTGGTGGACCATGCTCATAGAAAGATTACCTTTCATCAGGGTAggttttttttctgtattttaaaATCAACAATTGCTCAAAATACAGAACAAAATCGACAAATATTAAAATCATAAGAGTAACAATAATACGATTGTGTACTTATAATCACAGACAAATTTATCTTTTTAGCAGTGCTTAAAATTTTGAGAAGGAATTTTAAGGCATTTTAAGTTAATATATAATAGATGATATTTTAGATGAGAAAACGCATTCCTGGTATGATAAAAGTCGGGATGTTTCTTGGTTTGGTTGGCACATCACTAATGCTTGGCCCTATAATTCGAGAATCAGTGCATTGTAAAAAGTTTGAATTGATTATAACAAAGTCTTCTAAAAGAAATATCACAACTGAAAATAGAGAAAATAAAGAGTTGTTCGATACTTGTTTATCTGGCGTGAATCTTGTAACTGGAATAGTTGCAATGGGACTTGCTCCAATACTTTGGGCAATTGCATCAGGTAATGGCGTTTGTATTTCAGAGTTACCATGCTCTTAAATACCTTAAGGGAAAAAATTATTGCACAAGAAAATCTTGCAGAAAAAAAATGGCTGAATTAAAGTTTGTAAATTTAGGCAAAATTTAGCTATAGTAGTAGGAGTTCGAAATCTTTTCTTCTGCAATTCTTAGGAAAATTACGTAATTTGCATCCTTTTCTTCTACATTtccaagaagaaaaaaaaattgcgataTGATTTTTTCGATTTGCAAGAAATAGAAAAGTTATTTCTGTCATTGTTTTGGTATATGAAGGTGTACAGGGAAACCctgaaatttttaaaggaacaaATCTTAATGACTAAGATGAAAAAATTTATCAAGCGACTTTGTGCAAAAATTCATAGGTCATTGCTTCAATTTGCAATCTTTACTTCCACAATTTTATGATTGTGTCATCAATTCGCAATCTTTTCTTGCGCAAACGTTTCTTTCCTTGTAGTTTCCACATATATAAGTATCTACTACTTGCCAGTGTGAATTATATAGAACAAGGCCTACCATAAGTacctttttttacctttttgcaCCTCCCAAATAGAATGAAGCACTAGCGCCACAGTACAATTTTTAGATATTCAAGGTATAGTTTGAAACAGAACATTCCTAAATGGCACCTTTTGTTAGCACATCTAACAACCGTCTTAATGATGCACCATGTTTCGCCAAGCATTCAGCTATAAATGTCTGTTTTCAGGAATCCATTTTAATTCTACTTCCTTTACTTTGACCATGTGTGGATCCTGCACGGTTTTAGTGCTGCTGATATGATCCTTCAgtaattcttgtttttttatatacatgaaaaaattaatgtaacatatttttcatagAAAGTGTcaacaaaaaagtttgttgCACAAAAAGTAATTATACAACGTTCTAAAGTAACATAAAGTAAAGTAAATTGAAGAAACCCAACAATTAAGTTTGACCAGTTTACTGtttcacgaaaaaaaaaatttttaagatatttatCTAATCACTTCTTATCCTTCATACAcaacttgttttttctttaactaCATTTATTACTTCTAGTGTTTTGGAAGAGGAAAGGACAGGATATACACTACCTGGTGTCAAGCGTTGGTCAAAACATTGTTGGTGGATGTATTGCATTAATTATTTGGGCAATTGCAGAACATCTGAATGCTCTGGGGAAGGTATAGAACACTAGAACATACCTT
This DNA window, taken from Hydractinia symbiolongicarpus strain clone_291-10 chromosome 15, HSymV2.1, whole genome shotgun sequence, encodes the following:
- the LOC130629290 gene encoding uncharacterized protein LOC130629290, translating into MSNLRQECNGQTSINFIVLTMIRGTAPLMMFLAVSNLNSPGLVVALKCGITCVLFLLSGSYICSSDAQIRMKVIKNLKTASTYWRLVVIGFLQSAAPYILSVYSLQFLPPTMIGVFMVTTPWWTMLIERLPFIRMRKRIPGMIKVGMFLGLVGTSLMLGPIIRESVHCKKFELIITKSSKRNITTENRENKELFDTCLSGVNLVTGIVAMGLAPILWAIASVFWKRKGQDIHYLVSSVGQNIVGGCIALIIWAIAEHLNALGKREWPAEALVGVIFLGVATGWLATLLVKFLYATVGARTTNLVLTGIPFIAFVEDSIFVKDVIKVQPYVVAMEIIGLLLVSGGVFISNLPSLDPPDGEQRRRRSSLSDPLITENTPSKRVTAGLDQAFHNEVHQYTSLPQEEEEDDKHREGEEEINSHLGDRTAYPKLSQVT